Genomic window (Ruminococcus flavefaciens AE3010):
GGAGGCTCTCTCACAGAGCACAGAGGTGGATATGCTGAGAGTGGACAAGGGCGGCGATTCACACTTCAGCGTGGACTTCGCAGGCTACTTCCAGTATATGCCATATATCCTTATAGCAGCTGTATTTATCGTGGTTTGTCAGGTGCTTGTAACCATGAACAAAAAGGACATTCGCTACCGCACAAACTGCTCATGCATGCAAAGCTCAAAGTACACCTTCCAGCTCTTCTTCGGCAGCGGATTATTCGTAATTGCAGTATGGCTGCTGCTCATCGTTATCGGAGCTGTGCTCAATAAGGAGATGTACACGGGCAGAGCTTGGTACGCAGTGCTCAACAGCTTTATCTTCTCTGTTGTAGTTGCCTCAATGGCTGTATTCGTATCCAGCTTTGAGCCAAAGGAAAACGTGCTTAACCTTATCACACAGGCACTCAGCCTTGGTATGAGCTTCCTCTGCGGTATATTTATCCCTATGGAGGTCCTCAGCGACGGCGTGCTCTCGGTTGCGAGGTTCCTGCCTGCTTACTGGTACGTAAAGGCTAATAATATGATAGCCGACATCGAGCCTTTCAGCAGAAGCAGCGTGCTCACTTGCTATCTTGTGGAGTTCGGCTTCGCAGTAATGCTCATTATCCTTACTCTTCTTGTGAGAAAGGTAAAGTACAGCGGCGCTGCTATTGCGACTACCGCAAAAAAGGCTGCTGTCAGCAATTAATAGAAAAAAGTATTATCCATGATATAGTAAAAAGGAACTGCAATTGCAGTTCCTTTTTGTTTTACTTGTTGAACCAATTCGGTAAAATAAGTGACAAATGTCACTGCCGAAGTGACAAATGACACCTTTTCAAGCTCCTATGAACGTGATATAATCTGTACATAGTCAAAGTTAAGAACAAGTCAAGGCGCCGAACTTGTTTGAATAAAAATAAAAAACAGATCATATTATTATTGTTTTATAGGAGGTTGTCAAAAATGAGAAACTTTTCAAAGAAGGCTTTAAGCTTAATTTCCAGTGCCGTTTTACTATGCGGCGCAGGCGCTATCCCTGCAAGTGCTGAATTAGAGATCACAACAACGAAAGTTCCTTTCACTCAGCTGATGAAAGAGAATGAATTGATAAAAACGATCCCCACAGAGGTGGGTGAGAATGTCACAACAACTGCCGTTCCTTTCTCTGAAATGAAGATAGAGAATGAGTATATGAAAACTATCCCCACAGAGGCAGGCGGAGCTGTTACGACCACAGTCCCGATCCGGTTCGATGAGCAGATCAAGCGTACTCTTCCGCTAACTACTCTTCCTTCGGATGATGATCTTCTGAGACCAAGGCTGACTACAGGAAATAGACCGCGTGTAACAACTACTACAACAACTGCTGCTTCAAAAACAACTACTACCACAACAGCACCATGCAAGCTCGCATATCATCTTAATACTAAAAGCGGTCAGATAGGCGGTAGCGTCAGTCAGATCACTATAAAGCTTGTGAAGGATTCCTCCTGTCAGATACCAAGTGATGTTTCCGTTAAATATCAGTGGTACAAGGACGGAACAACTATCAGCGGAGCTACATCGGACAGTTATCCCGCAACATCGACAGGTACATATTACTGTGCAGTAAGCGCTACAAGGAGAGTTCGCAGAATAGACGGCAGATTGATCCCTGTTACAGTAGATTCATTCACAACAGAAAATTGCGTTATAACTGAAAAGCTTGAAATAAAGACACAGCCCAAGGGCGGTTACATATACAAGAGCGGCAGTACATATGCTCTTTCTGTTGAAGCTAAGGGCGGTACAGCGCCTTATAAATACGAGTGGCTGCTGAACGGCACTGTAGTAGGAAGAAACCAGACCTATAACGCTCCAAAGGCAGGCACATACAAGTGCAGGATAACTGATAGCAAGGGCAATACCGTAACAAGCAACAGTGCGATAGTTACAGAGAATTTCCTCAGAATAACAAGCCAGCCCAAGGACGTTATTATCTGCAATGAGAACGGCAGATATATCTATGCAAATGTTGCCGGAGGAAAAGCTCCTTATACATACAAGTGGTATTCGGGCAATGCAGTTATCGGAACAAACTCATATCTCAATGTAACTGATCCGGGCACATATTACTGCGTTATCACAGATTCACTCAATTCCACAGTAACAACTAATAAAGTCAAGGCAACTATTAATTTCTACAGCCTCAAGCAGGGACTTCCCAAGACATTCAATATCGAAAATACAAGAACTGTAAAGGATTTCACAGTATCAGTTCAGGGCGGTACAGGTCATTACCAGTATGTATGGCAGTCAGCCGATATTGGCAGCAGCACATGGACAGAGTTCTACAGAAGTGATATAACTACAGCAACATCAAATACAAGAACCATTTATCTTAACGCATATAATAAGAAGTACCGCTGTATAATATACAGCATGGACGGCAATGCGTATGCAGCTTCAGTGGGAAGCGGAGTTATGAACGTAACAAAGCCTCTTAAAGTGAAAGAAGTAAAGCATTATACACAGGACGGATATTACTATGTTGATTATAAGGTAGAGGGCGGTTACGGCAGCTATTACACTACAGGAACTTATTCAAATCTGGGATCAAATACTTATAGGACAAGAGGAAAAATATACAGATGTTATACAGGCAGCGGCAGTACATATCAGTCAGGTGCAGGCTGGTATTCAAGAATATTCTATGATTACTACGCAGAGGAAGTTGATCTCAAGTTCATAGTAACTGACAGTGCAGGCAACTGTGTTGATAAGAGCGAGTGTCGTAATGTTGGCAGCTACAGCGTTAAGACAGGAGAGGACACTTGGGCTAATTTCTAAACAGATAATTTGTAATAATTCTTAGTAAGGGTTCAATGAGATGAACGAAGCCCCCGCAATAGCGGGGGCTTTGTGCTTTATATATGCAGTTTTTCTTTGATTATGCCGCAGACCTCTTCCTTGTGCTGCTGATAGTAGAAATGGTCGCCGTCAAAGGGATATATCTGACATTTGCCGTCGGTAAATCTGCTCCAGCTGCTCATGTCAACGCTCTGCATAAGGGGGTCGCCCTTGCCGTATATAACAGTAACATCACAGTGGAACTTTACTTCCTCGGGAGTTGCCTTGTAGCGCTCAGCCATACGTACATCTGTACAGAGTATGCGGTTCAGTGTGCGCATAAGCTCCTCATCGGGAACGGGAGCACTTGACGAAAGGGAATTTGCCGTAAAGAAGGATACTATCTCCTCGTCAGTGGCTGTGGTAACGTCCTTGAAGCAGTGTACGTCCTCGTCGGGAGGATTCTTTCCCGAAAGGAAGATGTGACATGGCTGGGGAAGTCCCTTTGCCTGTGTCTGCTTCACGAACTCTGTTATAAGAACTGTTCCCATGCTGTGTCCGAAAAGCGCATAGTCCTCTGTGAGAAGCTCTGAGTGCTTTTCTATAAGGTCTGATACACAGTCGGGTACGTTGTCTATGAGAGGCTCAGCGGAGCGTGTGAAGCGTCCTGAGAGCTCCATAGGCACTACGGTCAGCTCCTTTGGCAGAAAACGCTTGAAGGAGCTGTAGCTCTTTGCAGAGCCGCCTGCATGGGGGAAAAAGAATAATACCATATTATTCCTCGACAGGTGTGCCCTTTTCGTTGAGGAGGTCGAATATATCGCCTACCTTGCTGATAGAAGCTACCAGTGAAAGGGGAATGTTGAGCTTGAAGGTCTCTGTGATCTCTGAGCCCATACCGAAAAGTCCAAGTGAATCGAGGAAAAGATCGTCGTAAACGTCTGTGTCTCTTGTGATCTCGGAAGGATCAACGCCTACGTAATCGGAAATTGCCTTTGTGAAGTCTTCAAATTTAAGGTTATTCATTATTTATACTCCTTTTTTCTCAGGTATTTGAACTGTATCTTGCCGATGTCCTTTGGTATCTCTTCAACGAGAACTACCTTATCGGGCACCTTGTATGCGGAAAGCTTGCCGTCGAAGTAGTGTGCGATCTCGCCGCGGGTGATCCTCTCGTCGCCCTTTGGCTGGATATATGCAACTATCTGCTGACCGATAATGGGGTGCGGCTCGTCTGTAACAGCAGCTGCTGCTATCTTGGGGTGAGTGAGGAGACAAGCCTCAACTTCCTCAGCGTGGACCAGGTTGCCGCCGCGCTTGATGATACGCTTGCTTCTTCCTGCGAAACGAACGATACCATTAGGGAGCTTGTTTACAAGGTCGCCTGTGCAGAACCAGCGGCGTCCCTGCTCGTCTGTGAGTATCTTCTCTGCGGAGAGCTCGGGGTTGCCGAAGTATTCGGTGATAACGCCGTCTGTGTATACGCACAGCTCGCCTGTTTCGCCCTCGGCTACTTCGTTCTTGTCGCCGTCGATAACACGGATATCAGTGAAGCTGAGCTTCTTGAAATCGCTGGGGTCTGTGCCCTGATCGATAGCGGAGTCCCATACTACCATGGTGCAGGTCTCGGAAGAGCCGATAACGTTTACTACACGGATACCAAGCTTCTCAACGAAGATATCAGCTATCTCCTTGGGGAGGACCTCTCCTGCCCAGTAGCTTACACGAACGCTTGAAAGGTCGTACTTGTCAAAGTCGGGAGTAGAAAGCAGCACCTTTGCCAGTGTAGCTGTGAGCTGGATAACTGTTATCTTGTACTTCTCTATTGTTTCAAGGAATGTTACGGGGTTGAACTGGGGCTGATACATAACTGTACCGCCCTTGAGCACCATCTGCTGTCCCATGCCGAAGCCGCCCTGATGATAGAGTGTCATACCCAGCATCATTACGTCGTCAGCCTTGAATTCAAGGTAGTCGCCCATGTCCCTCTGTGTGGAGAGGAATCCGCCCGAAGGAACCGAGAGGAGCTTTGGTATACCTGTACTTCCTGATGTGCAGGCAAGTGACAGTGTATGGAGATAATCGGGCTCGTAGATATCGCACTCACTGCTGCCGTACTCTGCTGCGAACTTGTCAGCGGAGATGTAGCAGCTGTCCTGCGGGATAACGCTGTCATCAGCGAAGCATATTACCTTGTCCAGTGTGAGCTGTGAAGGTACGAGATCGTGTACAGCTGCGATGATGTTGTTGTTTCTGTACTTCTCTGTTACGAACATTATCTTTGATGTTGTAGCAGGGATAAGCTTTGAGAGCTCCAGTGAGCCGCTCTGAGGATCCATTGGAACAGGCTGTGCGCCTATTCTTACTGCTGACCAGTAAACGATGAACCACTCGATGCTGTTTGGCATGCAGATGCCCACCTTGTCGTCCTCGCCGATACCGAGCTTCTTCATTGCAGAGCCGAAAACAGCTGTCTTTTCCATGAACTGTGCATATGTGAGCTCGTTCTCGTCGATCCTAAGTACTACCTTGTCAGGTGTTTCCTGAGCGTACTTGGCATAATAATCAAAAAACTTTTCCGACATTATTTCTTACCCCCAATAAGTCTTTCAGCAAGGAAGTCTGCTGCAATGTGCTTTACCCAGTGATACTGCTCACCAACAGGCATAGCGTGCATGATAGTCTCCTCGGAAACGTAAGCGGGCTTGTCCTCGATGTGTATGCACTCCTTGTAGCCTGTAGCCTTGGCGAGGATTTCCTTTGAAGCCTCGGGAGTCATCCAGTTGTCGTCGCTGCTGTATACCATAAGGAAGTCAGCCTTGTGAGTGCCCTCCTCAAGTACCTGCATGCCCTCATAATAATCGTCACTGTACTGGTATGAGCTCCACTTGCCGCGCTTCATCCATATCGGGATATTGTCTATTGATGATAAGTGCATAAGGAGAGGGAAGAGGCTTACACAAGCCTTTGCCTTGGGGTTCTTTACAGTTGCGCGGAATGCGTAGCCGCCGCCCATGCAGAGACCGAAGTTTGCCAGATTCTTCTCGTCGAGCTTCTTGTGATTCTTTATGAACTTTGTGATGCCTTCAAATGCAGCCTCAAGCTGCTTGCCGCCGCACTTGATGTTGTTGTAGATGATTGCAGCGCCTGCACCGGGCATATCAGGTGTAAGAACTGCGATACCTCTCTCGTTGAGGGGAGCAGCCAGCATTTCAAGCTCCTCCTTGCAGCTTCCGATACCTGAGTAGGTAACTACTACAGGGTAGTCGGTCTTTCTGCCCGAGTCGGGATAGTGGATATATGCAGGTATCTTGCCTGCCTTTGAGTCTATCTCAACGTACTCGATCTTGTTCTTGCAGAGCTTGGCGTAGCGTCTGTAGCTCTCAACGAGACCGTTGTATATCTCGGTCTTGTGCTCTAAGTCCTCGATGTTTATCATAAAGCATGCATAATGGCACTGAGTTACCATTTTTGCGTACTCTCTTGCGGATACCTTATTGCCTGCTGCCTCTGCCTTGTCGCGGAGCTCGGAATAGCGGTCGATCTTTGCATGCCATTCGTTTATCCAGATCTCCTGGATCTGCTTGCCGCTCTTTACCTTTATGCTGTCTATCTTCTTGAGTATTGCCTCCAGATCGAAGGGGTCTGCTCCATAGAGGAGTGAACGTGTTACTACGGGGTTAAGCAGGTCTCTGATTGCCCATTTCATATTTATCTTGTCCTTTCTGTGTTTAGAGTTTAACCGTTAGCCTGTGTATTTCCATGCGCCCTCGCGGGTCATTTCGGTGAACTGCATATAAATGCGGTATGGATCCACCTGAGTGTGCTTCTGTATGAGACTCAGCATTCTGTCTGCAAGCTCTTTCAGGAAAGCTGCCTTGTTGTCTGCGTACTCCTGTGGGAGTATGTATCTGAACTCTGCGAAGAAAACTGTGTCCTCGGACTTGTTCATATACATTGAGCAGTCGTCAAGCATTACCATTATTGCAGGCAGGGGCTTTTTGAGTATATCAGCCAGCTCTGTTGCTGCTTCGTCAAGAAAAGCAGTTTTTGCAGCCGGGGCGATGAACTTGAAATTGGTTTTCATTTGTGCTATTGGCATAATTATTTATCCTTTCAGAAACGGCTCAAATCAGCCGTTGTATCTTTTCAGTACAAGAGTAGCATTGTGTCCGCCGAAGCCGAATGAGTTTGAGATAGCAACGTCTACCTTGTGCTCCTGCGGCTTGTTTGGTACGTAGTTGAGGTCGAGCTCCGGGTCGGGATCATCGTAGTGTATAGTAGGAGGTACGATGCCTGTCTCTATAGCCTTGATACAAGCGATAGCCTCAAGAGCTCCGCCTGCGCCGAGAGTGTGACCGATGGAAGCCTTTACTGTTGACATCGGGATATCATAAGCTCTCTTGCCGAATACTTCCTTAACTGCCATTGTTTCGTAGAGGTCGTTGAGACCTGTAGATGTGCCGTGTGCGTTGATATAGTCAACAGCGTCGGGGGAAAGTCCTGCGTTGTCAAGTGCAAGTCTTATGGACTCAGCCATGCCCTCACCGTTTGTCTTGGGAGCTGTAAGGTTGAATGCTTCGCCGCACATTGCTGCGCCTGCAAGCTCGCAGTATATCTTTGCTCCTCTTGCCTTTGCGCTCTCTTCGGACTCAAGTACTACTGTACCGCCGCCCTCGCCCATGATGAAGCCGTCACGGTTCTTTGTGAAAGGACGGGCTGCTGTATTGGGATCGGGATTTACTGACATTGCAAGGAGCTGATTGAAGCCGCTTATTACAAGGTGAGTGATTATACCTGAGATGCCGCCTGCGATGACCATATCGCAGAGTCCCGACTCGATGAACTGCTTGCCAAGTGTGATAGCGTAAGCAGATGAAGCACATGCTGTGCTCACATTGAAAGCAGGACCTGTGAAGCCGTACTTGATAGATACCAGAGCAGGGAGCTCGTTAGGCATCTTCTTCAGTGTGATGTTGAGTGGCTTGTCAAGCTCGGAGTCCTCGTAGGAGGTATCGATAACGCCGTATACTACGCCTACCTTCTTGCCGTTGTATGTTGTGATGTCAACGCCGCAGTCCTCGATAGCTTCTCCTGCGGAAGCAAGACCCATTCTTGTTGCTGTGGTTGTGGCATTGAGAAGACGCTTCTTCCAGTACTTTACTGCCTCAGCCTCAAAGTCCTCGCCGACCTCGGCAGCAACTGTTGTGTCATGCTTGTCAAGGGGGATACGTGTGATGGTCTTCATACCGCACTTGCCTGAAATGAGTCCGTTCCAGTAGTCTTCAGCGGTATATCCTATTGATGTAACGGCACCGATGCCGGTAATAACAACTTTTTTCATATTAACAACCTCATATCTCGATAATTTTTTAACAAAATGTTTTATCCCAAACTGTTTTTTCCTGATGTGCATATGAGCCGAAGCCTGTCTTTGCGCTGAGCTCGTCAAGAGCTGCAAAGAGCTTTTCAGCTCCGAATCTGCTGTAATAGTCTGCGGGTGACTCGGCAAGTCCGAGAGTATCCTGTACTGCTTCAAGAAGCACTGCCTTGTCGCCTGTGTAGTCGCTTGCAGCATTTACTGTCTCATTGAGGATAAGTGCTGCCATATAAAGAGGAGCCTTGCTGCAATCCTTGCCGCTTGCGCTCTCATGTTCAGCCATGAAGTCAAGGAAAGTCATTGTCTCCTTGGGGCAGCCCTCATTCAGCCAGCCGTTCAGCTTCTCGCATCCGTAACCGAGAAGTCCCTTGTTTCTCTCGATGCGGAAGTTGCTTGGGTTTCCTGCCATAAGTCCCAGACCTATGCTGTCCAGCACGTCAAAGGGTGCTGCAACGGGGAAGAGCTCCTCCAGTGACTTGTTGAGCTCAGCGACGGTAACGCCGAAGCTGTCACGGAGGTATATTGCATGGTCTACCATGCATGACAGTATCTGATTCAGGTAGATGTGGTATTCCCCTGAGAATACGATAGGCTTCTTGCCTGCACTTTTTACCAGCTGTGCAGCCTTGTCCGCATTGCTCTGTGCTGTATCGGGGAGAATATTAAGCTCCACGAAGCCTGTGAGCTTTACGGGGTAGAAGAAGTGGAGACCGAAGCAGCGCTCCTTGTGGGGGATATCCTCGAATACCTTTGCGATATCCAGTGATGATGTGTTTGTAAGGAGCAGGCAGTCATCCGAGACAGCCTGTGCTGCCTTTGCAAAGAGTTCTTTCTTTGCTTCCATGTTCTCGAATACAGCCTCGATAACGACGTCGCAGCCGCTGAGTGCTGAGGTATCGTCAGTAAAGAGGAAGCTGTCCTTTTTGAATTCGTACTGCTCCTCTGTGAGCTTCTTGCGCTTGAGGCTCTTGCCAAGTGTTTTAAGTAATGCTGCGGTGTTCTCCTCGGCTCCGAACAGGTCGATGACAACAAACTGTGCATCGGGGAGCTTGTCAAAGAAGAGGGAGAAGATGTCCTTTCCCATTTTGCCGTAGCCGACTATTCCGATTTTCATATTCACGCCTCCTTGTTTTTTAAGTAGGAGCTTATGTACTCCCTATAGTTTAAAGGCACGAATTTGTCTGTGCTCTCTGAAATATAATTTATAAGTGATACAGCCTCGGGAACGCCCTGCTTTTTGTCAGCGAAGATATCAGCCCAGCCGATCGCAAATGCGTCCTCTGCAGGGATGAGCTCGCCGGACATAACGAGCTGATAAGCGTTCTTAACGCCGCATATCTCGATAGTTCTTGCAACTCCGCCAAGTGCGGGGAGGATACCGAATGTGGATTCGGGCTGACCTACTCTTGCGTTCTTCTCGATTATCCTGTAGTGGCTGTTTACAGCGATCTCGCTGCCCGAGCCGATACAGAAGCCTGTTACCACGCTTACAACGGGGAATGGGAGCTCACGGAGAAATGTGAAGAAATGCTTCTGCCTGATGTGACCTGCGGGGAGCTCTCCTGTGGAGTCGTCGTAGGCATCGTTTGCGGAGCGGTCTGCCAGAGCGGCAACGTCAGCGCCAACGCTGAAGTGTCTGCCTGCGCCCTTGATTATAAGTCCCTTGTATGTATTATTGGCAGCCTTTTCCTCTATCTGCGCCATTACAGCCTCGTACTCCTTGAAGAAGTCCGCGGTCATAAGGTTGTTGCCTGCCATATTCATTGAGAGAACAAGGATACCGTCCTGTTCCTCAAGTATCATTCCGCTTGTCTCACTCATTTGCTGCACCCCCGTTCTTGTCTGCCATAAGGCGGTAGAATGCTCTTGACTCTGTCTCGAGCACCTTTTCTGCGGGAGCTCTGCGCGCTGCGATGAAGCAGGCATTTATCTCCGTTATCTGCTTTTTGGTCTTATCCTTGAAGATCTTCTCAACGAACTCGTCCGCTTCCTCTGCCTTTATGCACATATCCGCTGCGGCTCTGAGCTCCTCAGAGGGCTCGCCCTCTGAAACTATTGCCGTCATGAACTGTGCATCTGCAAGGAATTCTCTTACTGCGGACTTTTCCTTGTCGTCCGCGCCGAGAACTGTGCTGCCGTCTGTACAGATGAGCAGCAAGCAAGGCTCGCCGAGCTGCTCCTTATTTTCAAGAAGCTGATACAGCGAGCTTATCTGAGAGACCCTGGCGGTTATCTCGTTATTAATTATCGTCATTTTCGTCCCCCTCCAGACACTCTCTCACCTTTTCGGGGATATCGCATATCATGCGGTGTTTGTCCACGTAGGCGAGCTTGCCTGAAACTCTGCATGAAACAAGACCTGTGTTCTTGTTTATGATGTTATGCTTGTAGCTTACGATGCCGCCCGAGCAGGTGACCTCAGTATCTATCCTGACCTCGTCCATCATCCTCAGCTCATGTATGTAGCGCTGGGTGCTTTCCATTATAACAGGAAAGAGTCCTTCGTCCACAATAGTTGCCAGCAGTCCGTGTACCTTGAAGAAGTTCCACAGAGCGGTCTCTGCGTACTGAAGGTATACGGAGTTGTTGACGTGTCCGAAGGAATCCAGTTCATAGCCCCTTACTGTTAATTTGTAAGAGCTTCTTCTCATTTTTTGAACGCCTCCGCCAGAACAGCCTCAAACTTGCCCTTGGAAGGATCAACTTCGCCGTCCGAAGCAAGGTTGATGGTATCGATGATAGCGTTTATCTGTGCGAGGCTCTTGCCGCTGAGAAGCTCCTTTACAAAAGTAACTGTCTCATCGAAGGAATTCTTGTTTTCACTGAGCTTGGTAACGAGGCCCAGTTCAAGAGCGTCCTTGGCGCCGATCATCTCGCCGCAGAGAATCATGCGGAGAGCCTTTTCCTTGCCGAGGAGCCTGTAAAGGCGTTCCATGCCGCCCATACCGGGAACTACGCCGTGCATTATCTCGGGAAGTCCCAGAAAAGCAGAGGGTGAAGCAACTCTGAACTGACAGCTCAGAGCGACCTCCAGTCCGCCGCCGAAGCAGCCGCCGTTTATTGCAGCAGCTGTGATTATGGGGAGCTTCTCAATAGTACGGAGAAGCTCTCTTGCGCTTTCAAGCTTTGCAGAAAGCTCATCACCGCCTGCAGTGCCGAAGCGTGAAACGTCGGCGCCGTGGGAGAAATGTCTGCCCTTGCCTGTGATGATAAGAGCCTTTATCTGCGGATTCTTCTGAAGCCAGCCGAGGAACTCCTTGCGGTCGATGAATTCGGGCTCGGAAAGGAGATTCTTGGGGCCGTTGTCAATAGTGAGAACGGCTATGTCATCCTCGGCGTGAAGCTCTGAATGATTAGACTGTAACATCTGTATCCCTTACTGGTTAACGATGTCGTTGCCGTACTGATAGATCTTGCAGAACATATCAACAACGTCGCTCATTGTGTCCATAGGAGACTTGAGCATATACTTGCCGATGCTCTGGAGCTTGATGTCGAGGTCATACTTATCAGCAGTCATTTCGATAAGCTCAACGAACATAAGTGAGTCGCTGCCGAGGTCTTCCTGTGGGTTTGTGTCCATAGTGATCTCGTCCTTTTCAACTTCACACTCTTCTGCGTAATAATCAAAGATCATGTCCTTGATTTCCTGTCTGATTTCTTCTGTGATCTCTCTCATGATAAAATCCTCCATCAATAATAATCTTGTCTTTTCCCTTTCAATGGGGCTGCTTGTTTATATATGAAAACCTACACGTTCTCAGCATACTTCCTCGAGAGTGTAAATTTTACATATTCTGCTTACACGTGAGAACTTGCTCACTGCGCCGTTTGCGCTTACGTCGAAGAACTCGGTTACGCCAAGCTCTTCAAGCTTTTTGACAGCCAGATCCCAGCGGATAGGTGTATATACATTCAGCTGGTTTTCTTTCATTATCTGCTGTCCCTTTGTCATTATCTCTCTGTCGAAGATAGAGAGTATAGGATATTCGGGATCGCTGTATGCTATTGAGCCGCAGAAATCCACGTACTCCTGTGAGTACTGCTTCATTATGGGGTGGTGGTATGCTACGCCTGTACCGAAGCTGAACGCCTTGATAGCGCCCTCGTTCTGGCAAAGCACCAGTGCCTCTTCTACTGCGTCGGCACGTCCGCTGACCATTACGTGGAATTTGGAGTTGCCGCTTCCGATGATGATTTCATCGGGTGAGAACTTGTCTTTGAACATTTCCTCGATGTCGCTGTACGAGAAGCCGATAACTATTCCCATGTCAAGCTTCTGGTCGTTCCTTTCAAGGCAGCGCATAGTGGAACGGTTCATCATAATGATGTCCTGTGCGAATTCGTAGGGCACAGAGCCGAAGCAGCCGCTTATGCTGACTATTCCCGAGCTGTAGCCCGCACCGATGTCGGGGATTATGCCCATGTCTATGTAGTGCTCGTAAACTACTCTGTCGCAGATGAGTGAGATTATCCACTCTGCCACTCTTCCGTCGTAGGCTTTGTTTTTTTCAAGGTCCTTGTTCAGACCCAGTCTGCCGAATGCAGCTTCCATGTAATATTCATACTTATCCATGAGTTCGGGCGGCAGCTTTACGAGAAGCTTTTCGGGCTTTGAACCGATGCCGTTGAACAGGAATGCTCTGTTGTACATCTATTATGCTCCTTACTTATTAATACACCAAATACATCTTATCACCTATTTTACACGCTGTCAATAGAAAAGAAGCCCTTTTGGAAATGTTTGGGAAAAACCATAAAAATAGTTTGACCTACCAATAACTTTTTATAAAATAGTCCGATTATACTGGCAGTAATTTTCAAAAGCTCGCTTGGGCGTGTGGGTAAAGGCTCTGCAAAATGGTAGAATGTTGCAAGATATGGTCATTTCGTGACCATTTTGGTTCATTTGATTGCATTGGCAGTATTGCATAAAAAAGCCTTTCCGTTTGTGGAAAGGCTTTTGAATTCAGTCTTTGGAAAAATTGTAAGTCTTTATCGGCTTTTCC
Coding sequences:
- a CDS encoding beta-ketoacyl-[acyl-carrier-protein] synthase family protein yields the protein MKKVVITGIGAVTSIGYTAEDYWNGLISGKCGMKTITRIPLDKHDTTVAAEVGEDFEAEAVKYWKKRLLNATTTATRMGLASAGEAIEDCGVDITTYNGKKVGVVYGVIDTSYEDSELDKPLNITLKKMPNELPALVSIKYGFTGPAFNVSTACASSAYAITLGKQFIESGLCDMVIAGGISGIITHLVISGFNQLLAMSVNPDPNTAARPFTKNRDGFIMGEGGGTVVLESEESAKARGAKIYCELAGAAMCGEAFNLTAPKTNGEGMAESIRLALDNAGLSPDAVDYINAHGTSTGLNDLYETMAVKEVFGKRAYDIPMSTVKASIGHTLGAGGALEAIACIKAIETGIVPPTIHYDDPDPELDLNYVPNKPQEHKVDVAISNSFGFGGHNATLVLKRYNG
- a CDS encoding 3-hydroxyacyl-CoA dehydrogenase family protein, which codes for MKIGIVGYGKMGKDIFSLFFDKLPDAQFVVIDLFGAEENTAALLKTLGKSLKRKKLTEEQYEFKKDSFLFTDDTSALSGCDVVIEAVFENMEAKKELFAKAAQAVSDDCLLLTNTSSLDIAKVFEDIPHKERCFGLHFFYPVKLTGFVELNILPDTAQSNADKAAQLVKSAGKKPIVFSGEYHIYLNQILSCMVDHAIYLRDSFGVTVAELNKSLEELFPVAAPFDVLDSIGLGLMAGNPSNFRIERNKGLLGYGCEKLNGWLNEGCPKETMTFLDFMAEHESASGKDCSKAPLYMAALILNETVNAASDYTGDKAVLLEAVQDTLGLAESPADYYSRFGAEKLFAALDELSAKTGFGSYAHQEKTVWDKTFC
- a CDS encoding enoyl-CoA hydratase/isomerase family protein, with the translated sequence MSETSGMILEEQDGILVLSMNMAGNNLMTADFFKEYEAVMAQIEEKAANNTYKGLIIKGAGRHFSVGADVAALADRSANDAYDDSTGELPAGHIRQKHFFTFLRELPFPVVSVVTGFCIGSGSEIAVNSHYRIIEKNARVGQPESTFGILPALGGVARTIEICGVKNAYQLVMSGELIPAEDAFAIGWADIFADKKQGVPEAVSLINYISESTDKFVPLNYREYISSYLKNKEA
- a CDS encoding acyl-CoA thioesterase — protein: MRRSSYKLTVRGYELDSFGHVNNSVYLQYAETALWNFFKVHGLLATIVDEGLFPVIMESTQRYIHELRMMDEVRIDTEVTCSGGIVSYKHNIINKNTGLVSCRVSGKLAYVDKHRMICDIPEKVRECLEGDENDDN
- a CDS encoding enoyl-CoA hydratase/isomerase family protein, encoding MLQSNHSELHAEDDIAVLTIDNGPKNLLSEPEFIDRKEFLGWLQKNPQIKALIITGKGRHFSHGADVSRFGTAGGDELSAKLESARELLRTIEKLPIITAAAINGGCFGGGLEVALSCQFRVASPSAFLGLPEIMHGVVPGMGGMERLYRLLGKEKALRMILCGEMIGAKDALELGLVTKLSENKNSFDETVTFVKELLSGKSLAQINAIIDTINLASDGEVDPSKGKFEAVLAEAFKK
- a CDS encoding acyl carrier protein, giving the protein MREITEEIRQEIKDMIFDYYAEECEVEKDEITMDTNPQEDLGSDSLMFVELIEMTADKYDLDIKLQSIGKYMLKSPMDTMSDVVDMFCKIYQYGNDIVNQ
- a CDS encoding malonyl CoA-ACP transacylase; amino-acid sequence: MYNRAFLFNGIGSKPEKLLVKLPPELMDKYEYYMEAAFGRLGLNKDLEKNKAYDGRVAEWIISLICDRVVYEHYIDMGIIPDIGAGYSSGIVSISGCFGSVPYEFAQDIIMMNRSTMRCLERNDQKLDMGIVIGFSYSDIEEMFKDKFSPDEIIIGSGNSKFHVMVSGRADAVEEALVLCQNEGAIKAFSFGTGVAYHHPIMKQYSQEYVDFCGSIAYSDPEYPILSIFDREIMTKGQQIMKENQLNVYTPIRWDLAVKKLEELGVTEFFDVSANGAVSKFSRVSRICKIYTLEEVC